TCCCCGTCCATCAGCCGGAGCTCGGCGCTGGTGGCGACGGGCAGGGCGAGAACGGCGGCGATACGCGCCCGCGCGTCCTCGAGAGCGGCCTTCGCCTCACGCCACTGCCGGTTGCGCATGTGGATCTGGGCCCACAGGTTCTGCAGCTGTGTCGGGTCGGCGCCCGCGGCGCGGAGGCCGGCGCGAAGCGTGCGGAGCTCGCCGCGGGCGATGCTCAGCTCCCAGCGGAGGCGCTTCGGTTCGGCCTTCAGCCGGCGGATCAGGCGGGGGATGTCGCCGGTGACGCTGCCGAGGTAGGCGGCGACGTGGAGGGCGATGCCGGCGGCGAGGTCGGTGGTGGGCTGGCCGAGGTGGTAGGGGGTGTTCTCGAGGCCGCGGGTGACGGCGCGGTGTAGGTCGGCGAGCTCGGCGAGGGCGGCGGTCTCGTCGGGGGTGCGGTCGGTCCGGGTGGGCACGGTGGCTCCTCAGATGGCGGGGTGTGGGCCGGGCGGCATCACCGCCGCCCGGCCGGGGCGAGTCAGGCGAGGACGGCCTTGACGCGCTCGCCGAGCCAGCGCGCGGCGTTCACGGACACCGCGTTGCCGGCCTGCAGGATCTGCTCGGCCTGGTTGCCGTGGACGATGTAGTCCTTCGGGAACCGCTGGGCCTGCATCAACTCGCGGGTGGTGAACATCCGCAGAGTGCAGTCGTCGACGGTCGGCGCGGTACGGACGAGCGAGTGGTGCGGTTTGGTGGCGATCGTCGTCATCGGCTCGTTGGTGGTGCGCGGCAGGCCCTTGCGGCCGTTCGGCACGACGAGTGCGTGGTGTCGCCCCTGGGCGGACAGGGCGGGGATGGTGCCGGTCGTGCCTACGGCGGTGCCGTTGCGGCGCAGAACGGCGACGTGCGGCTCGTGGCCGAAGCGGTCCAGGCCGATGGCGATGCGGGCTCGGGTGGTCGCGGCGTACGGCGTGAAGGCCTTCCGGTCCGGCCGGCCGTCGCCAACCCGAGTACCGGGCAGGTCCCAGTCGATGATGTCGGCAACCGGGCGGACCGTCGGGTCGAGGATCAGGTGTCCGCAGGAGCGGTTGGGGCAGCGGTAGTCGTACTGGACGCCCCACTTGCCGATGCGTCGGCGGCTGGGGTTGCGCCACACCTGCCGGGCCTGCACGGGACCGCAGGTGGGGCACAGCGCGGCCGGGCGGACTTCCAGGTCGGGCAGGGGGATGCCCTCGCGGGTGAACGCGATGTACAGGCGGTTGCGGTCTTGGGGGGCGAGTTCGTTGTCACCACCGCCGAGGTGCGCACTGCTGGCGCACACGATCTGGTGGTTGTAGCCGAGGACCTTCCAACCGGATAGCCACCAGTCGAACAGCTCCCAGTCGAGCGCGAACTCGATGACGTTCTCGACGAGGACGGCGTCGTACCGGTGGACCTCGGCGGCCGCGATGACGTCGAGGGCGGTCGCCCTGGTCCGGGCGAAGGTGTCCTCGGCAGCGGCACCGTCGCCGAGGTCGAGGACGGTCTGTCCGCGGGTGCGCTTGCGGCCGCCGGACGGGCTGATCTCGGTGCAGATCGGGGAGCCCCAGAGGACGCGGGTCTTGGGCAGGCGGCGCTTGT
This genomic window from Streptomyces sp. TLI_235 contains:
- a CDS encoding DNA (cytosine-5)-methyltransferase 1, with the protein product MTFRFDGDLDFTDLFCGGGGSSTGLTETGYTLRLAANHDPVSIRTHAANHPTAEHLCADINLLDKRRLPKTRVLWGSPICTEISPSGGRKRTRGQTVLDLGDGAAAEDTFARTRATALDVIAAAEVHRYDAVLVENVIEFALDWELFDWWLSGWKVLGYNHQIVCASSAHLGGGDNELAPQDRNRLYIAFTREGIPLPDLEVRPAALCPTCGPVQARQVWRNPSRRRIGKWGVQYDYRCPNRSCGHLILDPTVRPVADIIDWDLPGTRVGDGRPDRKAFTPYAATTRARIAIGLDRFGHEPHVAVLRRNGTAVGTTGTIPALSAQGRHHALVVPNGRKGLPRTTNEPMTTIATKPHHSLVRTAPTVDDCTLRMFTTRELMQAQRFPKDYIVHGNQAEQILQAGNAVSVNAARWLGERVKAVLA